A stretch of the Duncaniella dubosii genome encodes the following:
- a CDS encoding four helix bundle protein translates to MALSNELPVYVETYHYIQAVIDTQKNFPRDVKHTVGQEWIKIAISLPTFIVKANMFKSEREAYLTDFICEFEHCKLIVRLAGDNRWISRKQQSNLMYLEATIGKQVTAWKNASKKKYRKRTSADETD, encoded by the coding sequence ATGGCTTTATCTAACGAATTGCCGGTTTATGTTGAAACCTATCACTACATTCAAGCAGTGATTGACACTCAAAAGAATTTTCCAAGGGATGTAAAACACACCGTTGGTCAAGAATGGATCAAAATTGCTATCTCATTGCCGACATTCATTGTTAAGGCAAATATGTTCAAGAGTGAGCGAGAAGCATATTTGACCGACTTCATCTGTGAGTTTGAACACTGCAAACTGATAGTTAGACTTGCTGGCGATAATCGTTGGATAAGCCGGAAGCAACAATCCAATCTCATGTATTTGGAGGCGACTATCGGCAAACAAGTGACAGCATGGAAGAACGCATCGAAAAAGAAGTATCGCAAACGCACTTCTGCGGATGAGACTGATTGA
- a CDS encoding 4Fe-4S cluster-binding domain-containing protein has protein sequence MAILNAVDLMLKYSDIMIGSQEIPGEASLVINITNCPFRCKGCNAKQLWEDFGEPLSYENLNMLIDSTLQDITCVLFMGGDIAPDEINELASHIRANYPKLRIAWYSGGETITVFTEYKNFDYLKFGPFIKKLGPLTSTKTNQRLYKVEGGVLRNITRLLW, from the coding sequence GTGGCTATTCTAAATGCAGTTGACCTTATGCTGAAGTATAGCGACATAATGATAGGATCACAAGAGATTCCTGGTGAGGCGTCTCTTGTAATCAATATCACTAACTGTCCTTTCAGATGTAAGGGGTGTAATGCAAAACAGCTATGGGAAGATTTTGGAGAGCCGTTATCTTATGAAAATCTCAATATGCTGATAGACTCAACTCTGCAAGACATTACTTGTGTTTTGTTTATGGGTGGGGATATTGCGCCAGATGAGATTAACGAACTTGCCAGCCACATTCGAGCCAACTATCCTAAGTTAAGAATAGCTTGGTATAGTGGTGGAGAGACTATCACAGTCTTTACTGAATATAAAAATTTTGATTACTTGAAATTTGGCCCATTTATCAAAAAGTTAGGTCCTCTCACTTCTACAAAGACCAATCAACGATTATACAAGGTAGAAGGTGGTGTTCTGAGGAATATAACAAGGCTTTTATGGTAA
- a CDS encoding TSCPD domain-containing protein, with translation MKQSKTIKPNDSCSDNPSMTAEEWLNNEKLSVDIWHNKYQQGDETFEGWLDRVSGGNERIRQLIKEQKFIFAGRILSNRGVTDRKITYSNCYCLTPPQDSLESIFEAGSKLARTFSYGGGSGVDVSNLRPKNAPVNNAAKSTSGTVSFMDFYSYITGLIGQEGRRGALMISISCEHPDLVEFINLKSNLDVCTKANISVRMTDAFMQAVESGSDFTLHFTMEDGSEITKIVNAREVFMLLAQRNWEMAEPGILYWDRIANYNLLQNTGFKYAGVNPCVTGDTLVLTENGYASIASLVGHKCVVWNGYEWSEVEPKLMENNAQVYEISFSDGTSIKCTDYHKFPINTGTYHKAVDTRKQLKDIKVGEKLIKCAFPIICGPSENSGVCMYTQGFFSGDGYYCADRVTPYIKFYGRKKYCIPFCDTINQRGGDSMSTTYSVNVKYHKEFVPDTTFSVQDRLDWLAGIIDSDGCRNSKDGAISISSINRDFLLKIKYMLNTLGSTGVISLMHEEDSRQLPSSVKGESKEYHCQDSYRLTINASNMRILLIAGLKTHRVEVFSAPNRNATRFIKVESIVPCGKEDVFCFNEPKNHTFIANGCITGNCAEEPLPAGGSCLLGSINLSKFVENPFTGHPIIRYDDLAKAVECAIYALNDVLMEGLPLHPLQEQRDSVAGWRQIGLGTMGLGDLLLMCGLKYGAPESISVIKTIYHLIASTAVKTSLQLAKDKGCFPNCTPEIKEAMTKCDFIRNLDLPQEVLYEIKEYGLYNSQLLTCAPTGTIGTMLQVSTGVEPNYAFSYNRRTVSLHKEETDYKVDSKIVADYKKVTGSDALPEYFVSAEQIPYERRIEVQATLQRFIDASISSTVNLPNSTTVEDVANLYLLAWKKGLKGTTIWRDGCQRQAILTKEEKKTEEKPGLKRGEIQRASDDLVGKKRTLQTGCGTLHLSAWFDKNTGELVETFFSKGSTGGCALFMTGLSRMTSLAARAGAPIEAIVDQLLSSGTCPSYAVRTATKKDTSKGSSCPVAIGNALLDMCRELQLEQMQAYRHILDGHWIYNSSEIAENPALSPKCPKCGEPIQMVEGCMTCPSCGYSKCS, from the coding sequence TACTCTCAAATCGTGGTGTGACTGACCGAAAGATTACTTATAGTAATTGCTACTGTCTGACACCGCCACAGGATTCTCTGGAGTCCATTTTTGAGGCTGGCTCTAAACTCGCTCGTACATTCAGTTATGGAGGCGGCAGTGGTGTCGATGTAAGCAATCTCAGACCTAAAAATGCTCCGGTCAATAATGCCGCTAAAAGCACATCAGGTACTGTGAGCTTTATGGACTTTTACAGCTACATTACCGGTCTTATCGGGCAAGAGGGAAGACGCGGTGCATTAATGATAAGTATTTCATGTGAGCATCCTGACCTTGTGGAGTTCATTAACTTGAAATCCAATCTCGATGTATGTACCAAAGCGAACATTTCCGTTCGCATGACAGACGCTTTTATGCAGGCTGTGGAAAGTGGTTCAGACTTTACTCTCCATTTCACTATGGAAGATGGCTCAGAGATTACAAAGATTGTAAATGCACGAGAAGTTTTTATGCTTCTTGCTCAGCGCAACTGGGAGATGGCTGAACCTGGTATTCTATATTGGGATCGTATTGCTAATTACAATCTTCTCCAAAACACTGGGTTTAAGTATGCAGGAGTAAACCCATGTGTTACAGGTGACACTCTTGTTCTGACAGAGAATGGTTATGCGTCCATAGCATCACTTGTTGGTCATAAGTGTGTGGTGTGGAATGGGTATGAATGGTCTGAAGTGGAGCCAAAACTTATGGAAAATAATGCACAAGTGTATGAAATTTCCTTTAGCGACGGCACTTCTATCAAATGTACGGATTATCACAAATTTCCAATTAATACTGGAACCTATCATAAGGCAGTAGATACCCGTAAACAGCTTAAAGACATCAAGGTTGGTGAAAAGCTAATCAAATGTGCATTCCCAATAATCTGTGGACCTTCGGAAAATTCTGGAGTGTGTATGTATACTCAGGGATTCTTTAGTGGCGATGGATATTATTGTGCAGACAGAGTTACGCCATATATCAAATTCTATGGCAGAAAAAAATATTGCATTCCTTTCTGTGATACTATAAATCAGAGAGGGGGAGATTCAATGTCAACTACATATTCAGTTAATGTTAAGTATCATAAAGAGTTTGTGCCCGACACTACCTTTAGCGTACAAGACCGTCTGGATTGGCTGGCTGGTATAATAGACTCTGATGGGTGTCGCAACTCTAAGGATGGTGCTATATCAATTTCGAGTATTAATCGTGATTTTCTTTTGAAAATCAAATATATGCTCAATACGTTGGGTAGCACCGGTGTTATTTCTCTTATGCACGAGGAAGACAGTAGACAACTGCCATCCAGTGTAAAGGGTGAGTCCAAGGAGTATCATTGTCAAGACTCTTATCGTCTTACAATTAATGCTTCCAATATGCGGATTCTGCTAATAGCTGGATTAAAAACTCATAGAGTTGAGGTATTTAGTGCCCCTAATCGTAATGCTACCAGATTTATTAAAGTTGAATCTATTGTTCCTTGTGGCAAAGAAGATGTATTCTGCTTTAACGAACCAAAGAATCACACATTCATAGCAAATGGGTGTATCACTGGCAACTGTGCCGAAGAGCCTCTGCCGGCTGGTGGTTCTTGCCTCCTTGGAAGTATTAACCTTTCCAAGTTTGTAGAGAACCCATTTACGGGCCATCCTATCATCAGGTATGATGATCTTGCAAAAGCTGTTGAGTGCGCCATTTATGCCTTGAATGACGTGCTGATGGAAGGATTACCATTGCACCCTCTTCAGGAGCAACGTGATTCTGTTGCAGGCTGGCGTCAGATCGGTCTGGGAACTATGGGTCTTGGAGATCTATTACTGATGTGCGGTCTTAAATATGGTGCGCCGGAGTCTATTTCAGTCATTAAAACAATCTATCATCTGATTGCAAGTACAGCCGTCAAAACCTCTTTGCAGCTTGCCAAAGATAAAGGGTGTTTCCCGAATTGTACTCCCGAAATCAAGGAAGCGATGACTAAGTGCGATTTTATTCGCAATCTTGACCTCCCCCAAGAAGTATTGTATGAGATTAAAGAATACGGTCTCTACAATTCACAGCTTCTCACTTGCGCCCCCACTGGAACAATCGGCACCATGCTTCAGGTCAGCACCGGAGTTGAACCAAACTATGCTTTCTCATACAATCGCCGCACAGTATCACTCCATAAAGAAGAAACCGATTATAAAGTTGATTCAAAAATTGTTGCTGATTATAAAAAAGTGACTGGGAGTGATGCTCTCCCGGAATATTTTGTGTCAGCAGAACAGATACCTTATGAGAGACGTATAGAGGTTCAGGCCACGTTACAACGCTTCATTGATGCGTCTATCAGTTCTACCGTGAACTTGCCTAATTCTACCACAGTTGAAGATGTAGCCAATCTCTATCTTCTTGCTTGGAAAAAGGGGTTAAAGGGTACAACTATTTGGCGTGATGGCTGTCAGCGCCAGGCTATTCTAACCAAAGAGGAGAAAAAAACTGAAGAGAAACCAGGTCTTAAACGTGGTGAAATACAAAGAGCCTCTGACGATCTTGTTGGGAAAAAGAGAACTTTGCAAACCGGGTGCGGCACCCTTCATCTATCTGCTTGGTTTGATAAGAACACTGGAGAATTGGTTGAAACATTTTTTAGTAAAGGTTCTACGGGTGGGTGTGCATTGTTTATGACAGGTCTTTCTCGTATGACATCACTTGCCGCTCGTGCAGGAGCTCCAATAGAAGCTATCGTTGACCAGCTTCTGTCAAGTGGCACTTGTCCATCTTATGCTGTGAGAACAGCAACTAAGAAAGATACCTCCAAGGGTTCCAGTTGTCCTGTTGCAATTGGTAACGCTTTGCTTGATATGTGTCGTGAATTGCAGTTGGAACAGATGCAAGCATATCGTCATATTTTGGATGGGCATTGGATATATAACAGTTCCGAGATTGCTGAGAATCCGGCACTTTCTCCCAAATGCCCCAAGTGTGGAGAGCCCATCCAGATGGTAGAAGGGTGCATGACATGTCCGTCCTGTGGCTATTCTAAATGCAGTTGA
- a CDS encoding lipoprotein: MAMRQSIFILLFALLLSACSNKDATPQQWEYTIVSFPGSKLPTVYSPNDKEALIELSNSQPLNFPEASAIPNSLNLYGKDGWELVSAYTTVETVFPNFGDASYHTGMKDNTRTNTINFVFKRIKQKGK; encoded by the coding sequence ATGGCTATGAGACAGTCGATATTCATTCTTTTATTTGCTCTGTTGCTGAGTGCTTGTAGCAACAAGGACGCAACCCCTCAACAATGGGAGTACACTATTGTATCATTCCCTGGATCCAAGTTGCCCACAGTGTATAGTCCGAATGATAAAGAGGCACTAATAGAGTTAAGCAACTCTCAACCACTAAACTTTCCAGAAGCATCAGCTATTCCTAATTCTCTTAATCTTTATGGTAAAGATGGCTGGGAACTTGTTAGTGCTTACACAACGGTTGAGACTGTTTTTCCGAATTTTGGAGATGCAAGTTATCATACCGGAATGAAAGACAATACACGAACTAATACAATTAACTTTGTATTTAAGCGTATCAAGCAGAAGGGTAAGTAG
- a CDS encoding DUF1566 domain-containing protein → MAEKVLTMEDDWGAKGAQATGAQVQKFLKDQIKSLHDKDVALQNQVDTLSNNQLEANPQLQAATDGCFVTYHRKSDNWPLAVPYWKWAALEAAGEVADGVLVLIDGQAPIIVSPTGTQLKWSKNAIAVNADTGGDYNKAYVDYSGKTRTAAIMAKGVELFGEEEETWTQFAPAWCNAYDRSYINDDGETVGIGAGQWWLPSIAELITIWKHKYAINLCLSVISGASPLVESWHWSSTEGSATNAWRLYLNDGSLYYWGTKATGSGYGRAVAAFH, encoded by the coding sequence ATGGCAGAAAAAGTTTTAACAATGGAAGATGACTGGGGTGCAAAGGGTGCCCAGGCAACTGGTGCTCAGGTCCAGAAATTCTTGAAAGATCAGATCAAGTCTCTGCATGACAAGGACGTCGCTCTTCAGAATCAGGTCGACACTCTTTCCAACAATCAGCTGGAAGCTAACCCGCAGCTTCAGGCAGCCACTGACGGCTGTTTCGTGACCTACCACCGTAAGAGCGATAACTGGCCTCTCGCTGTTCCCTACTGGAAGTGGGCTGCCCTCGAAGCCGCTGGCGAAGTTGCTGATGGTGTTCTCGTTCTCATTGACGGTCAGGCACCAATCATCGTTTCTCCCACCGGCACTCAGCTCAAATGGTCGAAAAACGCTATCGCAGTCAATGCCGATACCGGCGGCGACTACAACAAAGCGTATGTTGACTACTCAGGCAAGACCCGCACCGCCGCTATCATGGCCAAAGGTGTCGAACTCTTCGGTGAAGAGGAAGAGACCTGGACCCAGTTTGCGCCTGCATGGTGCAACGCCTACGATCGCTCCTACATCAATGACGATGGCGAAACAGTCGGTATCGGCGCTGGACAATGGTGGCTCCCCTCTATCGCAGAGCTGATCACCATCTGGAAGCACAAATACGCCATCAATCTGTGCCTCTCAGTCATTTCGGGCGCCAGCCCGCTTGTTGAGTCCTGGCATTGGTCCTCGACTGAGGGCTCGGCGACGAACGCTTGGCGCTTGTACCTGAACGACGGCAGCCTCTACTACTGGGGCACTAAGGCCACGGGCAGCGGCTACGGCCGCGCTGTGGCAGCATTTCATTAA
- a CDS encoding RNA-directed DNA polymerase: MVTYEGLVEAYLDCRVHKSRTNNCIRFTLDVEGNLYNMMQAINNRTYYPKRSICFVVSRPKYREVFAADFADRIIHHYIRLRLEPIIEQEFNDRTFNCRNGKGTLAGVDQLKKDIIECSNNYTQDCYVATVDINSFFMSIPKKLVEDMVVRLVEEKYHGEDKDDLIYLCHVVLSHCPEENCIRQSSEAMWNNLPASKSLFTNGNGLGMPIGNLPSQMFANYLLNSLDWAIEKEFGIKYHGRYVDDIYLVADTKEQILNAIPKIRVKLESLGLKLSPKKFYMQHYTKGLDFTGAVVKPGRVYPLNRTVTSFRHSVHRLNQCRTKSQIIKALSSVNSYLGLLRHYDSYAIRYNGLMEIEPRIFKWVYIKGHMEVVKLKKKYHPRNRIRYRLNHNYQDRLSLPQPIAEFEERDDKDKYIRMLVEYTSINIPPIPILESQRDY; this comes from the coding sequence ATGGTAACGTATGAAGGATTAGTAGAAGCCTATTTAGATTGTCGCGTACACAAGTCGCGGACAAACAACTGCATCAGGTTTACTCTTGATGTAGAAGGCAATCTCTATAATATGATGCAAGCCATCAACAATAGAACCTATTATCCGAAACGTTCCATTTGCTTTGTCGTTAGTCGCCCCAAATATCGTGAGGTTTTTGCGGCCGATTTTGCAGACCGCATCATTCATCATTACATCAGGCTCCGATTAGAGCCAATAATCGAACAAGAATTTAATGATCGCACTTTCAACTGTAGAAATGGCAAAGGCACTCTGGCCGGTGTCGATCAGTTGAAGAAAGATATAATCGAGTGTTCAAATAACTACACTCAGGATTGCTATGTAGCCACCGTTGACATCAATAGTTTCTTTATGTCTATCCCTAAGAAACTGGTTGAGGATATGGTTGTCAGACTGGTGGAAGAAAAGTATCACGGCGAGGATAAAGACGATTTGATTTATCTATGTCATGTGGTATTAAGTCATTGTCCGGAAGAGAATTGTATCAGACAGTCATCTGAAGCAATGTGGAATAATCTTCCAGCCAGCAAATCACTCTTTACAAATGGCAATGGATTGGGTATGCCTATCGGGAATCTTCCATCTCAGATGTTTGCCAACTACCTTTTGAACTCTTTGGATTGGGCGATTGAAAAGGAGTTTGGTATCAAATATCACGGCAGATATGTGGATGACATTTATTTGGTGGCCGATACAAAAGAGCAAATTCTAAACGCAATTCCAAAAATTAGGGTCAAATTAGAATCTCTTGGATTAAAACTATCTCCAAAGAAATTCTATATGCAACATTATACCAAAGGATTGGACTTTACCGGCGCCGTAGTTAAACCGGGAAGAGTTTATCCATTAAATCGTACAGTCACCAGCTTCCGGCATAGTGTTCACAGACTGAACCAATGTCGTACCAAATCTCAGATCATCAAGGCTTTATCCTCAGTCAATAGTTACTTAGGATTATTAAGGCATTATGATAGTTATGCCATCAGATATAATGGACTTATGGAAATTGAACCTCGTATTTTCAAGTGGGTTTATATCAAAGGTCACATGGAAGTGGTCAAACTGAAAAAGAAATATCATCCTCGGAATCGCATCAGATACCGTCTCAATCATAATTATCAAGATAGATTATCACTTCCTCAGCCTATTGCAGAATTTGAGGAAAGAGATGATAAAGATAAATATATCAGAATGTTAGTTGAATACACCTCAATTAATATTCCCCCTATTCCCATACTTGAAAGTCAACGAGACTATTAA